One window from the genome of Toxotes jaculatrix isolate fToxJac2 chromosome 17, fToxJac2.pri, whole genome shotgun sequence encodes:
- the si:ch1073-358c10.1 gene encoding uncharacterized protein si:ch1073-358c10.1 isoform X2 gives MEASRKTQPFPQLFSQTQIHTVWHLLVLVSLVAADTMSDKTQLPSRDRALKGREEKMVVADKHAANGNPTVEPFPEGMETIMFGMGCFWGAERLFWRIPGVFSTQVGYAGGFTPNPTYHEKEMSQDSRDPKMQRKTIKKQSRKGCFKYSALSLSPPSLHLQSTTQNVLLQMGCTPPSPPPHDLLVRIGLCTVLYCGVFANRGYCV, from the exons ATGGAGGCATCCCGGAAGACTCAGCCATTTCCACAGTTGTTCTcccaaacacaaatacacactgtttGGCACCTTCTAGTACTTGTGTCGCTCGTTGCCGCCGACACAATGTCAGATAAGACTCAGCTGCCAAGCAGAGACCGCGCtctgaaaggaagagaggagaaaatggtcGTGGCAG ACAAGCATGCAGCCAATGGGAATCCCACTGTGGAGCCTTTTCCAGAAGGCATGGAGACCATCATGTTTG GTATGGGTTGTTTCTGGGGAGCAGAGAGACTTTTTTGGCGGATTCCAGGGGTCTTCTCCACGCAAGTGGGCTACGCTGGCGGCTTTACACCCAACCCCACCTACCACGAG AAGGAGATGAGTCAAGATTCAAGAGACCCAAAAATGCAAAGGAAAACGATAAAGAAACAGAGTCGGAAAGGGTGTTTTAAGTACAGCGCTCTCAGCCTCTCGCCTCCTTCCCTTCATCTGCAGTCAACTACTCAGAATGTACTGCTCCAGATGGGCTGCACCCCCCCGTCCCCACCCCCCCATGACCTACTTGTAAGGATTGGGCTctgtactgtgctgtactgCGGCGTTTTTGCCAACAGAGGTTACTGTGTATGA